A genome region from Pirellulales bacterium includes the following:
- a CDS encoding DUF11 domain-containing protein — MVGPGRHRFVTRWALLAAALLLTRVAWAQAPVVGPPIAPPPISQPLVAQPPVAQPMVPVAPPLYAAPATPASPLTSQCLSSICPGGSCSLGSCSLGPCCGPRPCQPKTAAPPKPKQPNFRPDPNPLHEQHRPAGIFVSPRQVIAPVGSEVVVLAGLCDHESHLIADENVEWLLAPGGVGQFMQVGRRNSLHYLNIFTAASEKVDNSYAIGTTSSKYVCLTRGTPTLDDDVAVLKGQSWVTVSSPVEGTSFVTAFGPEVYGWDRRQQTAQIHWVDAQWQFPPAAVNPVGTRHIFTTVISKATNRQPVQGWRVRYEIVGGPEAGFAPGGAKIAEVASNELGQASVEIFQQTPTPGTNQIAIQIIRPNDTATGAQRLILGTGSTTKTWGAPDISLRHTGPAQAAVGALASYRIEVNNPGGATVRDVVISEELPPGLTFESGNPPPGVQGQRLIWRLGDLPSQQSRLIDINLRVAAPGTFNLCAALASADGVGAQDCVSTTVMTTSLDVRMLGPDTAQTGQDVAFQVSVTNGGNTPLSGLKIVDRFDAGFQHAVAANPLERDLGVIEAGQTQTVAITLRAVQAGQQCNSVDVVGAGGILGSARKCVTVAAAPGGPPPPPTVPPGVTPTISVTKTGPASVNVGEMADFDIYVKNTGTVTVNELKVADNYDLALDPVQATRGYSFVGDDIVWLIDTLPPGKDFRLQIRCRCQKAIGRACNRVTVTTREEARADSEACLEIRPGQAAPPAQPGQPAASNLQVTIVDLRDPVAAGREVDYEVRVTNRGTTPDQQVRVTVSAPLEMTPLGPGTSGPARADLVGQRVEFRPFPQLEPNATLTYRVRMRAQRAGTVRVGVQVTSQGMPRGASADTETTIVTGP, encoded by the coding sequence ATGGTTGGTCCAGGAAGGCATCGATTCGTCACGCGCTGGGCGCTGCTTGCGGCGGCCCTACTGCTGACGCGCGTTGCCTGGGCCCAAGCGCCGGTCGTCGGCCCACCAATCGCGCCGCCACCCATTTCGCAGCCGCTGGTTGCCCAGCCCCCCGTGGCGCAGCCGATGGTTCCGGTCGCCCCTCCGCTTTACGCCGCGCCGGCCACTCCCGCCTCGCCGCTGACCAGCCAATGTCTCAGCAGCATTTGCCCTGGCGGGTCGTGCTCGTTGGGGTCATGTTCACTTGGGCCCTGCTGCGGGCCTCGGCCATGCCAGCCCAAGACAGCCGCCCCCCCCAAGCCAAAACAACCCAACTTCCGGCCCGATCCCAACCCGCTGCACGAGCAGCATCGGCCGGCGGGCATTTTTGTTTCCCCGCGCCAAGTCATCGCGCCGGTCGGTAGCGAAGTCGTGGTGTTGGCCGGACTCTGTGACCACGAAAGCCATCTCATCGCCGATGAGAATGTCGAGTGGCTGTTGGCGCCCGGCGGTGTCGGTCAGTTCATGCAGGTGGGGCGTCGCAATTCGTTGCATTATCTCAATATCTTCACCGCCGCCTCCGAAAAGGTGGACAACTCATACGCGATTGGCACCACGTCGTCTAAATACGTGTGTCTCACTCGCGGCACTCCCACGCTCGACGACGATGTGGCCGTGCTCAAAGGCCAGTCGTGGGTCACGGTCAGTTCGCCGGTCGAAGGCACCAGTTTTGTCACCGCCTTTGGCCCCGAGGTCTATGGCTGGGATCGTCGCCAGCAAACGGCCCAAATTCACTGGGTCGACGCGCAGTGGCAATTTCCGCCCGCTGCGGTAAATCCCGTTGGCACGCGCCACATCTTTACCACGGTTATCAGCAAAGCCACCAACCGCCAACCAGTGCAAGGCTGGCGTGTCCGTTACGAAATTGTCGGCGGGCCAGAAGCCGGCTTCGCGCCCGGTGGCGCGAAAATCGCCGAGGTTGCCAGCAACGAACTGGGCCAGGCCAGCGTCGAAATCTTTCAACAGACGCCGACGCCCGGGACCAACCAGATCGCCATCCAAATCATCCGCCCCAACGACACTGCCACTGGCGCCCAACGTTTGATTCTTGGCACCGGCAGCACAACCAAAACGTGGGGCGCTCCCGATATCTCGCTCCGGCACACCGGGCCTGCCCAGGCTGCGGTCGGGGCCCTCGCCTCCTACCGCATTGAAGTCAATAACCCCGGCGGCGCCACTGTGCGCGATGTCGTCATCAGCGAGGAACTGCCGCCAGGATTGACGTTTGAATCGGGCAACCCGCCCCCCGGCGTGCAGGGCCAGCGCTTGATCTGGCGCCTGGGAGACTTGCCGAGTCAGCAATCGCGACTGATCGACATCAATCTGCGCGTCGCGGCGCCCGGCACCTTCAATCTGTGCGCCGCACTGGCCAGCGCGGATGGCGTCGGCGCCCAGGATTGCGTCTCGACCACGGTCATGACCACTTCGCTCGATGTGCGCATGCTGGGGCCCGATACGGCCCAGACTGGACAGGATGTCGCATTTCAAGTCTCCGTAACCAACGGCGGCAATACGCCGCTCAGCGGTCTCAAGATCGTCGATCGCTTCGACGCCGGATTCCAACACGCCGTGGCCGCCAATCCATTGGAACGCGATCTCGGCGTGATCGAGGCCGGCCAAACGCAGACCGTGGCGATCACGCTCCGCGCCGTGCAGGCCGGGCAGCAATGCAACTCGGTCGACGTGGTTGGCGCCGGCGGCATACTCGGCAGCGCCCGCAAGTGCGTGACAGTCGCTGCCGCCCCTGGCGGACCGCCCCCCCCGCCGACCGTACCCCCCGGCGTGACACCCACTATCTCGGTCACCAAGACCGGTCCCGCGTCGGTCAACGTGGGAGAAATGGCCGATTTCGATATCTATGTGAAGAACACCGGTACGGTTACGGTCAACGAACTCAAAGTTGCCGACAACTACGACTTGGCCCTCGATCCCGTCCAGGCCACGCGCGGCTACTCCTTTGTTGGCGACGATATCGTCTGGCTCATCGACACGCTCCCCCCCGGCAAGGACTTTAGACTTCAGATTCGCTGCCGCTGCCAAAAGGCGATCGGACGCGCCTGCAATCGTGTCACCGTAACCACGCGCGAGGAAGCGCGTGCCGATAGCGAGGCATGTCTGGAGATTCGCCCAGGTCAGGCAGCGCCTCCAGCGCAGCCTGGCCAACCAGCGGCCTCCAATCTGCAAGTCACGATCGTCGATCTTCGCGACCCCGTTGCGGCCGGCCGCGAGGTGGACTACGAAGTGCGCGTCACCAACCGCGGCACGACCCCCGATCAGCAAGTGCGCGTCACGGTCTCGGCCCCATTGGAGATGACCCCATTGGGGCCAGGCACCAGTGGTCCCGCGCGGGCCGATCTGGTCGGACAGCGCGTCGAGTTTCGCCCTTTCCCGCAGCTTGAACCGAATGCCACGCTGACCTATCGGGTGCGGATGCGGGCGCAGCGCGCCGGGACGGTGCGCGTGGGTGTGCAGGTGACGAGCCAAGGCATGCCGCGCGGCGCCAGCGCGGACACCGAAACCACCATTGTCACTGGACCCTGA
- a CDS encoding DUF4139 domain-containing protein, with the protein MPSIAQPKPRCRLLSSAFALAVLGAACAQAADEPAAEPKTKLPLKSVVMFNSGVGFFEHRAEVEGDAAVDLRFNVEDINDLLKSMVLQDLGGGRISPVTYTSKDPITKTLKTFAIDLTDNPTLAQILGQVRGETVEVEAPEKTTGIIVGLEKRKRKASSDGDTIIEFDVINLLTESGLKSIPLEQISSIRFANVKLNQEFGQALALLASGHSTDKKTVTLRFSGDGKRAVRVGYIQEAPIWKTSYRLVLKDKESPLLQGWAIVENTTEEDWDNVRLTLVSGRPISFVMDLYEPLYLQRPVVEPELFASLRPQQYGQDLAQSEQRFRGAAGGAAPPMRKARSGQLAAAAPAAPAPTAEGMEAQSAAADAGFVVGNVEPAAQASEVGELFQYAIDEPVTLQRQKSAMLPIVNSPVEAEKVSIYNVNVQPKHPLNGLKLTNKTDLHLMQGPITVFDGGAYAGDAQIEDLAPGSERLISYALDLEIEVSQEQKSHPEEITGVKIVKGVLEAQRKFRRSVEYTIKNSAGQPRKVLIEHPFDPNWTLVEPAKPAEKTRDRYRFEVTAEPGKPAKLTVVEEMVNTQHLAVLDLDLGAIHYYLTGAKVKEEVKQALREVVAKRQAIESVVNQRQNIEKQVAAIDQDQTRIRENMGKIGQNTELYNRYLKKLNSQEDELEKSRGQIEDLTVEEQKLRRELEDYLRNLTLE; encoded by the coding sequence ATGCCTTCGATTGCACAACCGAAACCGCGTTGCCGATTGCTTAGCTCGGCGTTCGCGCTCGCGGTGCTGGGCGCCGCCTGCGCCCAAGCGGCTGATGAGCCAGCGGCAGAGCCCAAGACCAAGTTGCCCCTCAAGTCCGTGGTGATGTTCAACTCGGGCGTCGGCTTCTTCGAGCACCGCGCGGAGGTCGAGGGAGACGCCGCAGTGGATCTTCGATTTAATGTCGAGGATATCAACGACCTGCTCAAGAGCATGGTCCTGCAAGACCTGGGCGGCGGGCGCATCTCTCCCGTCACCTATACCTCAAAGGATCCCATCACCAAGACGCTCAAGACCTTTGCCATCGATCTCACCGACAATCCCACCTTGGCCCAGATACTGGGCCAGGTGCGCGGCGAAACCGTCGAGGTCGAGGCCCCCGAAAAAACCACCGGGATCATCGTCGGCCTGGAAAAGCGCAAACGTAAGGCCAGTAGCGACGGCGACACCATCATCGAGTTCGATGTCATCAACCTGTTGACCGAATCGGGGCTAAAAAGCATTCCACTGGAGCAGATTTCCAGCATCCGATTTGCCAACGTCAAGCTGAATCAAGAATTTGGCCAGGCCTTGGCTCTGCTCGCCAGCGGGCACTCGACCGACAAGAAGACCGTCACGCTGCGCTTTTCGGGAGATGGCAAGCGGGCAGTGCGTGTCGGTTATATCCAAGAGGCGCCCATCTGGAAGACCAGCTATCGCCTGGTCCTCAAAGACAAGGAATCACCGCTCCTGCAAGGCTGGGCCATTGTCGAAAACACCACCGAGGAAGATTGGGACAACGTGCGACTGACGCTTGTCAGTGGTCGCCCCATTTCATTCGTCATGGATCTTTACGAACCGCTGTATCTCCAGCGGCCAGTTGTCGAACCCGAATTGTTCGCCAGCCTACGCCCGCAGCAATACGGTCAAGACCTGGCCCAAAGCGAGCAGAGATTTCGGGGCGCCGCCGGTGGCGCGGCCCCCCCCATGCGTAAGGCAAGATCGGGCCAGTTGGCGGCCGCCGCGCCCGCCGCGCCGGCTCCGACCGCGGAGGGCATGGAAGCGCAGAGCGCTGCAGCAGACGCCGGCTTCGTCGTCGGCAATGTTGAGCCCGCGGCCCAGGCCAGCGAAGTCGGCGAACTCTTTCAATACGCCATCGACGAGCCGGTGACCCTCCAACGCCAAAAATCGGCCATGCTGCCGATCGTCAATAGCCCGGTCGAAGCGGAGAAGGTCTCCATTTACAACGTCAATGTGCAGCCCAAGCACCCACTGAACGGACTCAAGCTCACCAATAAGACCGACTTGCACCTGATGCAGGGTCCCATCACGGTCTTTGATGGCGGCGCCTATGCCGGCGACGCGCAGATCGAAGACCTCGCGCCCGGCAGCGAGCGGCTCATCAGCTATGCGCTCGATCTGGAGATCGAAGTCTCACAGGAGCAAAAGTCGCATCCCGAGGAGATCACCGGCGTCAAGATCGTCAAAGGCGTGCTCGAAGCGCAGCGCAAGTTCCGTCGCTCGGTCGAGTACACCATCAAGAACTCCGCTGGCCAACCCCGCAAAGTGCTGATTGAGCACCCATTCGACCCGAATTGGACCTTGGTCGAACCCGCCAAGCCCGCAGAGAAGACGCGCGATCGCTACCGCTTCGAAGTCACGGCCGAACCTGGCAAACCCGCCAAGTTGACGGTCGTTGAAGAGATGGTCAACACCCAGCACTTGGCCGTGCTCGATCTCGATCTTGGCGCCATTCACTACTATCTGACCGGCGCCAAGGTCAAAGAAGAGGTCAAACAAGCGCTACGCGAGGTGGTGGCCAAGCGCCAAGCGATCGAAAGCGTGGTCAACCAACGTCAGAACATCGAAAAGCAGGTGGCCGCCATCGATCAGGATCAAACCCGCATTCGCGAGAATATGGGAAAAATTGGCCAGAACACCGAGCTTTACAATCGCTACTTGAAAAAGCTCAACTCGCAGGAAGACGAGCTAGAGAAATCCCGCGGCCAGATCGAAGACCTCACCGTGGAAGAGCAAAAGCTGCGGCGCGAACTGGAAGACTACCTGAGAAATCTCACGCTTGAGTAA
- a CDS encoding thioredoxin family protein, whose protein sequence is MVLTPSTMLPLGTRAPDFSLPDADGKLVRLADFSDKPALLVAFICNHCPYVKHVAAGLAQLARDYQSKGAGVVGINSNDADKYPDDSPAKMREEVALRGYTFPYLYDESQAVAKAYRAACTPDFYVFDRDHKLVYRGQMDGSRPDSGIPVTGNDLRAALDAVLAGKPPASEQRASIGCNIKWRAGGEPDYFGQTK, encoded by the coding sequence ATGGTACTGACTCCCAGCACAATGCTGCCTTTGGGGACACGGGCGCCCGATTTTTCGCTGCCAGACGCCGACGGTAAATTGGTCCGCTTAGCCGACTTTTCTGACAAACCGGCGCTGCTAGTCGCGTTCATTTGCAATCATTGCCCCTACGTCAAACATGTGGCGGCAGGGCTAGCGCAGCTCGCGCGCGACTACCAATCGAAGGGCGCCGGTGTGGTGGGAATCAACTCGAACGATGCCGACAAGTATCCCGACGACTCGCCGGCAAAGATGCGTGAGGAAGTCGCATTGCGGGGATACACATTCCCCTACTTGTACGACGAATCGCAGGCCGTGGCCAAGGCGTATCGCGCCGCCTGCACGCCCGACTTCTATGTTTTTGATCGGGACCACAAATTGGTTTATCGAGGGCAGATGGACGGTAGCCGTCCAGACAGCGGGATACCGGTGACTGGCAATGATCTGCGGGCAGCGCTCGATGCTGTTTTGGCAGGCAAACCGCCAGCGAGTGAACAACGAGCGAGCATCGGCTGCAACATCAAATGGAGGGCCGGCGGCGAGCCCGACTATTTTGGCCAAACCAAGTAA